Proteins encoded in a region of the Hippopotamus amphibius kiboko isolate mHipAmp2 chromosome 11, mHipAmp2.hap2, whole genome shotgun sequence genome:
- the LOC130831825 gene encoding zinc finger and SCAN domain-containing protein 30-like isoform X1: MAGKSTALAYHAPKEQEGLIIVKVEEENYVWGQDFGLQGNACSQEAFRQQFRQFGYSDSAGPREALSRLRELCCQWLRPEVHSKEQILELLVLEQFLAILPEELQTWLRENRPENGEEAVLMLEELEKELDEPRQQDTAHGQGMIWKEMTSIGALKSLSIQLQPLENQGKNEPQEPQTFCKRELRSRCCWRGHSCGSLDGDVP, translated from the exons ATGGCAGGAAAGTCTACAGCCTTGGCCTACCATGCTCCAAAAGAGCAGGAAGGACTCATAATTGTGAAGGTCGAAGAAGAAAATTACGTTTGGGGGCAGGACTTTGGCCTTCAGGGAAATGCCTGCAGCCAGGAGGCCTTCCGCCAGCAGTTCAGGCAGTTTGGCTACTCTGACTCCGCGGGGCCCCGGGAGGCTCTGAGCCGGCTCCGCGAGCTTTGCTGTCAGTGGCTGAGGCCAGAGGTGCACAGCAAGGAGCAGATCCTGgagctgctggtgctggagcagtTCCTGGCCATCCtgccagaggagctgcagacctGGCTTCGAGAGAACCGGCCAGAGAATGGAGAGGAGGCCGTGCTGATGCTGGAAGAGCTGGAGAAAGAGCTTGACGAGCCAAGACAACAG GACACAGCTCATGGCCAAGGTATGATCTGGAAGGAAATGACATCTATTGGAGCACTGAAGTCACTGAGTATCCAGCTCCAGCCCTTGGAGAATCAGGGCAAAAATGAGCCTCAGGAGCCTCAGACTTTCTGTAAGAGAG AGCTGAGATCCAGATGTTGTTGGAGAGGacacagctgtggctcactggatGGAGATGTTCCCTGA
- the LOC130831825 gene encoding zinc finger and SCAN domain-containing protein 30-like isoform X2 — protein MAGKSTALAYHAPKEQEGLIIVKVEEENYVWGQDFGLQGNACSQEAFRQQFRQFGYSDSAGPREALSRLRELCCQWLRPEVHSKEQILELLVLEQFLAILPEELQTWLRENRPENGEEAVLMLEELEKELDEPRQQDHSVGT, from the exons ATGGCAGGAAAGTCTACAGCCTTGGCCTACCATGCTCCAAAAGAGCAGGAAGGACTCATAATTGTGAAGGTCGAAGAAGAAAATTACGTTTGGGGGCAGGACTTTGGCCTTCAGGGAAATGCCTGCAGCCAGGAGGCCTTCCGCCAGCAGTTCAGGCAGTTTGGCTACTCTGACTCCGCGGGGCCCCGGGAGGCTCTGAGCCGGCTCCGCGAGCTTTGCTGTCAGTGGCTGAGGCCAGAGGTGCACAGCAAGGAGCAGATCCTGgagctgctggtgctggagcagtTCCTGGCCATCCtgccagaggagctgcagacctGGCTTCGAGAGAACCGGCCAGAGAATGGAGAGGAGGCCGTGCTGATGCTGGAAGAGCTGGAGAAAGAGCTTGACGAGCCAAGACAACAG GATCATAGTGTTGGTACTTGA